From a single Sander vitreus isolate 19-12246 chromosome 4, sanVit1, whole genome shotgun sequence genomic region:
- the stx18 gene encoding syntaxin-18 isoform X2, whose product MTFSRGADPRVASLRRRKKCLISSDLTRMTDNERDQIDQDAQIFMRTCSEAIKQLRNEAVKQVTSAQVKEHRGAVLDLIEIYLRGVCKLYSEQRAIRVKRMVDKKRLSRLAPEHHSRVAKTLEVEPTEEKTIKEESSEKSVSEVPNNPVNLWEEGRVEDELSPEEIQMFEQENQRLVSEMNSLVDEVRQIEGKVVEISRLQEIFAEKVLQQETEIDSIHQLVVGATENVKEGNEDIREAIKNNAGFRVWILFFLVMCSFSLLFLDWYDS is encoded by the exons CCTCATCTCATCAGATCTTACCCGTATGACGGACAATGAACGAGACCAGATTGACCAGGATGCTCAGATCTTCATGAGGACCTGCTCTGAGGCTATCAAGCAGCTACGCAATGAAG CGGTGAAGCAAGTGACATCAGCCCAGGTAAAGGAGCACAGAGGGGCAGTGCTGGACCTCATTGAAATTTATCTGAGAG GAGTATGTAAGCTGTACTCTGAACAGAGAGCAATCAGAGTCAAGAGAATGGTGGACAAGAAGAGGCT GTCAAGACTGGCACCAGAACACCACAGTCGAGTGGCGAAAACACTGGAGGTGGAGCCCACAGAGGAGAAGACCATCAAGGAGGAAAGTTCTG AGAAGAGTGTGTCGGAGGTCCCCAACAACCCGGTCAACCTGTGGGAGGAGGGCCGAGTGGAGGACGAGCTCTCTCCTGAGGAGATCCAAATG TTTGAGCAAGAGAACCAGAGGTTGGTGAGTGAGATGAACAGCCTGGTGGATGAAGTGAG ACAAATCGAGGGGAAGGTGGTGGAGATCTCTCGACTGCAGGAGATCTTTGCTGAGAAAGTCCTGCAACAG GAAACGGAGATAGACAGTATTCATCAGCTGGTTGTGGGTGCTACAGAAAACGTCAAAGAAGGCAATGAGGATATACGAGAG GCAATCAAAAACAACGCTGGCTTCCGGGTATGGATCCTGTTCTTTTTGGTCAtgtgctctttctctctcctctttctggaCTGGTACGACAGCTAA